A genome region from Triticum aestivum cultivar Chinese Spring chromosome 2B, IWGSC CS RefSeq v2.1, whole genome shotgun sequence includes the following:
- the LOC123046986 gene encoding molybdopterin biosynthesis protein CNX1, whose protein sequence is MLQVEKALAAVLSAAAACRAAPSAVPLLDALGLVLAEDVRAPDPLPPFRASVKDGYAVVAADGPGEYPVIAEARAGDDALGVVVTPGTVAYVTTGGPIPDGADAVVQVEDTEQVAAAPDGSKRVRILARVAEGHDIRSVGCDIEKDYIVLKSGENIGPAEIGLLATVGVTTVKAYRRPTIAVFSTGDELVQPATATLNRGQIRDSNRAMLLAAAIQQKCKVVDLGIAKDTEESLMEHMDAALRSDADIILTSGGVSMGDRDLVKPCLAKMGKIHFEKIRMKPGKPLTFAEITSNDPTKPSKTALAFGLPGNPVSCMVCFNLFVVPAIRLVSGWSNPHLERVHVRISHPLRADPHRMEFHRAVIRWVLDDGSGRPGYVAESTGQQASSRLLSMKSANALLEVQSSEQILAAGASVQAILISDITSPPLDKLPAASSPLSSHLVSSAKGALADAPQVAASQNAEVKVAILTVSDTVSSGAGPDRSGPRAVSVVNSSSEKLGGAVVVATAVVPDEVDKIKEILVKWSDIDRVNLILTLGGTGFTPRDVTPEATKSVIEKEAPGLAFVMIQESLKVTPFAMLSRAACGIRGSTLIINMPGNPNAVAECMEALLPALKHAMKQLKGDKREKNPRHIPHAEATPVDQWERSFRAASSGGGCSCDP, encoded by the exons ATGCTGCAGGTGGAGAAGGCGCTGGCGGCGGTGCTGTCCGCCGCCGCGGCCTGCCGCGCCGCCCCGTCGGCCGTGCCGCTGCTCGACGCGCTCGGCCTCGTCCTCGCGGAGGACGTCCGCGCGCCCGACCCCCTGCCCCCCTTCCGCGCATCCGTCAAG GACGGGTACGCCGTGGTGGCCGCCGACGGGCCCGGGGAGTACCCGGTCATCGCGGAGGCCAGGGCCGGCGACGACGCGCTCGGCGTGGTCGTGACACCCGGTACCGTCGCGTACGTCACGACCGGAG GGCCGATTCCCGACGGCGCGGATGCCGTCGTGCAGGTGGAGGACACGGAGCAGGTCGCCGCTGCGCCTGATGGGTCGAAGAGGGTTAGGATCTTGGCGCGGGTAGCTGAGGGGCACGATATACGCAGCGTG GGATGTGACATAGAGAAAGATTATATAGTGCTGAAATCTGGTGAGAACATAGGTCCTGCAGAAATTGGGCTACTTGCAACAGTGGGAGTAACTACTGTCAAG GCATACCGTCGACCAACCATTGCTGTATTCTCTACAGGGGATGAGTTAGTTCAGCCAGCCACTGCAACTCTCAATCGCGGTCAG ATTCGTGATTCTAACCGGGCCATGCTACTTGCTGCTGCTATTCAGCAGAAGTGTAAAGTGGTTGACTTGGGTATTGCAAAAGATACTGAAGAAAGTCTTATGGAGCATATGGATGCAGCTCTACGTTCTGATGCTGATATAATCCTTACTTCTGGTGGTGTTTCCATGGGTGATAGAGATCTTGTCAAACCTTGCTTGGCAAAGATGGGTAAAATTCACTTCGAAAAG ATCCGGATGAAACCAGGGAAGCCATTGACATTTGCTGAGATCACATCAAATGACCCAACAAAGCCATCCAAAACAGCTCTTGCTTTTGGCTTGCCTGGAAACCCAGTGAGCTGTATGGTTTGCTTCAATCTCTTTGTTGTTCCTGCAATACGTCTTGTCTCTGGTTGGTCAAATCCTCATCTGGAGAG AGTGCATGTGCGAATATCACATCCTCTAAGAGCAGACCCACATCGTATGGAGTTTCATCGTGCAGTGATCAGATGGGTGCTCGACGATGGATCCGGTAGACCAGG TTATGTTGCTGAGAGCACTGGCCAACAAGCTAGTAGCCGCCTTCTAAGTATGAAATCTGCAAATGCCTTGCTGGAAGTGCAATCATCTGAGCAGATATTGGCAGCTGGAGCATCTGTCCAAGCTATACTTATTTCTGATATAACTAGCCCTCCTCTGGATAAGCTGCCTGCTGCTTCCAGCCCcttatcatctcatcttgtttctTCTGCAAAAGGTGCTTTGGCGGATGCACCACAGGTTGCAGCTTCTCAGAATGCTGAAGTTAAAGTAGCAATTCTGACTGTTAGTGACACTGTTTCTTCTGGAGCAGGCCCCGATAGGAG TGGCCCAAGAGCTGTATCTGTAGTGAACTCTTCATCGGAGAAATTAGGGGGAGCAGTTGTTGTTGCTACTGCTGTGGTTCCAGATGAAGTGGACAAAATTAAGGAGATTCTGGTGAAGTGGAGCGATATTGACCGCGTTAACCTCATCTTGACCTTAG GTGGCACTGGCTTCACACCTAGAGATGTTACTCCAGAAGCAACTAAATCTGTAATAGAGAAAGAAGCACCCGGCCTTGCGTTTGTTATGATTCAGGAGAGTTTAAAG GTGACACCATTTGCCATGCTATCCCGAGCGGCGTGTGGGATAAGAGGATCGACACTT ATCATCAACATGCCTGGCAACCCGAACGCTGTCGCGGAGTGCATGGAGGCTCTTCTCCCAGCGCTGAAGCATGCCATGAAGCAGCTGAAGGGTGACAAGAGGGAGAAGAACCCCCGACACATACCTCACGCTGAAGCCACACCAGTCGATCAGTGGGAGCGCAGTTTCAGAGCTGCATCATCGGGTGGTGGCTGCTCATGCGACCCCTGA
- the LOC123046987 gene encoding DNA topoisomerase 1 beta produces the protein MPAAAHTFDSDGDEFDGPVSFKRPSASLKQNNMPTPSSGDVQHCQKSALERPHVEDVLMADTDDSDDDDVPLALRKKADDRKFQRITTCSADSDSEDDEKPLSARLFKDAASPSGGSASDDDDSEDDKPLAARFSLVTRNSVDMPIEPNKEALNSSASSATRNSVKRPCDSNIQPSSALKKAKCTNSSASASSEDDGSDNVPLARRLTVGEPSKRKPSAKDIVKKKKKSPSSSKDNLKVVKRKTKKLMRNSRSSKATKVREVSGGGKKWSTLVHNGVIFPPPYKPHGVKMLYNGKPVDLTPEQEEVATMFAVMKDTEYASKETFINNFFTDWSKILGKTHTIKKFELCDFTPIYEWHLQEKEKKTQMTSEEKKALREEREKQEKKFMWASVDGVEEKVGNLRVEPPGLFRGRGEHPKMGRLKRRIRPSDITINIGEEAPIPVCPIPGESWKEVKHDNTVTWLAFWNDPINQKDFKYVFLAASSSLKGQSDKEKYEKARRLKDHIRNIRANYTKDFRSKEQVKKQIAVATYLIDKLALRAGNEKDDDEADTVGCCTLKVENVTCLPSNKLQFDFLGKDSIRYLNTVEVEPLVYKAIKEFCAGKNKGAHVFDKLDTTKLNAHLKDLMPGLTAKVFRTYNASITLDDILNKETEVGSLIEKINVYFRANKQVAIICNHQRAVPKSHDSQMTKLNEKIDELKAQRDELKADLKRAKKGKPLAGDEDGKRKRKLTPEVLETKIYKIETKIKEMDIAKTNREELKTVALGTSKINYLDPRITVAWCKTHEVPIEKIFSKTILAKFGWAMDADPDFRF, from the exons ATGCCGGCGGCTGCCCATACGTTTGACAGCGACGGTGACGAATTCGACGGCCCAGTCTCCTTCAAGAGGCCGAGTGCCTCTCTGAAGCAAAACAACATGCCCACCCCTTCATCAGGAGATGTACAACATTGTCAAAAGAGTGCATTGGAAAGGCCTCATGTGGAAGATGTCCTCATGGCGGACACCGATGATTCAGATGACGACGACGTACCACTTGCACTGAGGAAAAAGGCCGATGACAGGAAATTCCAGAGAATCACCACATGTAGCGCCGATTCAGATTCAGAAGATGATGAGAAACCACTCTCCGCAAGGTTGTTCAAGGACGCCGCTTCACCAAGTGGAGGCAGCGCCTCCGACGATGATGATTCAGAGGATGATAAGCCATTGGCTGCCCGTTTTTCACTCGTTACTCGAAATTCCGTGGACATGCCGATCGAACCTAACAAGGAGGCGTTGAACAGTAGTGCAAGTAGTGCTACCCGAAATTCAGTCAAGAGGCCATGTGATAGCAATATTCAGCCAAGTTCAGCTCTTAAGAAGGCAAAGTGTACAAACAGTTCTGCCTCTGCAAGTTCAGAGGATGATGGAAGTGACAATGTACCTCTCGCACGAAGGCTGACAGTCGGCGAGCCTTCAAAAAGAAAGCCGTCTGCAAAGGAtattgtgaagaagaaaaagaagagcccTTCATCTTCTAAGGACAACCTGAAAGTAGtaaaaaggaaaacaaagaaacTAATGAGAAATTCCCGGTCCTCGAAGGCAACGAAGGTCCGTGAAGTGTCTGGTGGTGGAAAGAAATGGTCTACTTTGGTGCACAATGGTGTCATCTTCCCCCCTCCGTACAAGCCTCATGGTGTCAAGATGCTATACAATGGAAAACCTGTTGATCTGACCCCAGAACAGGAGGAG GTTGCAACCATGTTTGCTGTCATGAAAGACACTGAGTACGCGTCCAAGGAAACATTTATCAACAACTTTTTCACCGACTGGAGTAAAATTCTTGGTAAAACCCATACTATCAAAAAGTTTGAGCTTTGTGATTTCACACCGATCTATGAATGGCACCTCCAAGAGAAGGAGAAGAAAACGCAGATGACTTCAGAG GAGAAGAAAGCATTGCGGGAAGAGAGAGAGAAACAAGAGAAGAAATTTATGTGGGCTTCCGTAGACGGTGTTGAAGAGAAG GTTGGTAATCTCAGAGTAGAACCACCTGGCTTGTTCAGGGGACGTGGAGAGCATCCAAAG ATGGGAAGACTGAAGCGACGCATCCGACCAAGTGATATTACAATAAACATTGGAGAAGAGGCTCCAATCCCAGTTTGTCCTATACCAGGAGAAAG CTGGAAAGAAGTTAAACATGACAATACTGTTACATGGTTGGCCTTTTGGAATGATCCGATAAACCAAAAGGATTTCAAGTATGTTTTCCTGGCGGCAAGCAGCTCCCTAAAGGGGCAAAGCGACAAGGAGAAATATGAGAAGGCCCGGAGACTGAAG GATCACATACGCAATATTCGTGCAAATTACACCAAGGATTTCAGGAGCAAAGAGCAGGTGAAGAAACAAATTGCAGTGGCAACATACCTTATAGATAAACTAGCCCTTAGGGCGGGGAATGAAAAG GATGACGATGAGGCTGATACAGTTGGTTGTTGTACGCTGAAGGTTGAAAATGTTACTTGTCTGCCCTCAAACAAGTTGCAG TTCGACTTCCTTGGTAAAGATTCTATTAGATACTTGAACACTGTAGAGGTTGAACCACTTGTATACAAGGCAATTAAGGAATTCTGTGCAG GTAAAAATAAAGGTGCGCATGTCTTTGACAAGCTTGATACAACTAAACTAAATGCTCATCTCAAGGACTTAATGCCTGGCCTTACTGCAAAAGTCTTCCGTACATATAATGCTTCTATCACTTTGGACGATATT TTGAATAAAGAAACAGAAGTTGGGAGCCTTATTGAAAAAATTAATGTCTACTTCCGAGCAAACAAACAG GTTGCCATAATCTGTAACCATCAGCGTGCGGTCCCAAAATCACATGATTCCCAGATGACTAAGTTGAATGAAAAGATTGATGAATTAAAG GCCCAGAGGGATGAATTGAAAGCAGACTTAAAGAGAGCGAAGAAAGGAAAGCCTCTAGCCGGTGATGAAGATGGGAAGCGAAAGAGAAAATTGACCCCTGAAGT GTTGGAGACTAAGATCTATAAAATTGAAACCAAGATCAAGGAAATGGATATCGCTAAGACGAATAGAGAGGAGTTGAAGACAGTAGCACTAGGAACATCAAAGATCAACTACCTTGATCCAAGAATCACCGTGGCGTGGTGCAAAACCCATGAAGTTCCTATTGAGAAG attTTCAGCAAGACAATTCTCGCGAAATTTGGATGGGCGATGGACGCCGACCCGGATTTCAGATTCTAA
- the LOC123039492 gene encoding uncharacterized protein: IPQFEEMTSGQEAIEKLSQELVGGHDLNARLLALLRRGPLDGRGQEAAVAMSQELSRVFMVSLFMLRSGDSSRMAAPGATITEGGIDQRTPTNDIPICGGEEVTPTRKGRGNGVTSKEITASPHSDGYQWRKYGQKNIQNRKFARCYYKCMFSHDRGCRAKKTVQQQDSSGGRRPMFQVTYVNEHKCQQEVVLPRESIGGNKHTARSGHFDPQRAKLDDDVMASCLAMVIGGAAPAGLSSSSSPPPVVRASPSDPVGWHTPSLLDVGMGLGETTVAEISCRSPFAPVKAPAAPSSSSSSSLPVEAINSSDPTPAGGRLPRSTDAMAMDEIYFPCGPLFSPFAAQSSIHSVDVPMAVARFTDTDSAWPYYS, translated from the exons ATACCACAGTTTGAAGAGATGACGTCTGGGCAAGAGGCCATAGAAAAACTATCGCAGGAGCTCGTCGGCGGGCACGATCTCAACGCGAGGCTCCTGGCATTGCTGCGCCGTGGCCCCCTCGACGGACGTGGGCAGGAGGCGGCCGTGGCGATGAGCCAGGAGCTCTCCCGGGTGTTCATGGTGTCTCTGTTCATGCTCAGATCCGGAGACAGTAGCAGAATGGCGGCGCCAGGGGCGACCATCACTGAGGGTGGCATCGATCAGCGGACTCCGACAAATGATATTCCTATTTG TGGTGGAGAAGAGGTTACTCCTACAAGGAAGGGTAGAGGAAACGGGGTTACCAGCAAGGAGATTACAGCCTCGCCTCATAGTGATGGCTACCAGTGGAGAAAATACGGGCAAAAGAACATTCAGAACAGAAAATTTGCAAG GTGCTACTACAAATGCATGTTTAGCCATGACCGCGGCTGCAGGGCGAAGAAGACGGTGCAGCAGCAGGATAGCAGCGGCGGCCGGCGTCCCATGTTCCAGGTCACCTACGTGAACGAGCACAAGTGCCAACAAGAAGTAGTGCTTCCCAGAGAATCTATCGGTGGGAACAAGCACACGGCAAGGAGCGGCCATTTCGATCCTCAACGCGCCAAACTGGACGACGACGTCATGGCCTCGTGCCTCGCCATGGTCATCGGCGGAGCTGCGCCTGCGGGtctgtcgtcctcgtcctcgccgccgccggtcgtAAGAGCGAGCCCGAGTGATCCGGTCGGCTGGCATACGCCGAGCCTGCTGGACGTGGGCATGGGCCTGGGTGAGACGACGGTGGCGGAGATCTCGTGCCGCTCTCCATTTGCTCCCGTGAAGGCACCTGCAGCtccgtcgtcgtcgtcttcgtcgtcgctgCCCGTGGAAGCGATCAACTCGAGTGATCCGACGCCGGCCGGCGGCCGACTCCCCCGGAGCACGGACGCTATGGCGATGGACGAAATTTACTTCCCGTGCGGCCCGCTGTTTTCTCCCTTCGCGGCTCAGTCGAGCATCCATTCGGTCGACGTGCCCATGGCTGTTGCCCGGTTCACAGACACCGACTCGGCGTGGCCATACTACTCGTGA